Proteins encoded in a region of the Vicia villosa cultivar HV-30 ecotype Madison, WI linkage group LG5, Vvil1.0, whole genome shotgun sequence genome:
- the LOC131606211 gene encoding uncharacterized protein LOC131606211, giving the protein MKQVVGMVVSNKMQKSVVVAVDRLFHHTVFNRYVKRTSKFMAHDENNLCNIGDRVRLDSSRPLSKRKHWVVAEILKKARIYVPPSAPVSEKVSSGGPTSTS; this is encoded by the exons ATGAAGCAGGTAGTAGGAATGGTGGTTTCGAATAAGATGCAGAAATCGGTTGTGGTGGCGGTGGATAGACTTTTTCATCACACAGTGTTCAACAGATATGTTAAGCGCACTTCGAAGTTCATGGCTCATGATGAGAATAATCTTTGTAATATCGGTGACCGG GTTCGATTGGATTCTTCTAGGCCTTTAAGCAAGCGTAAACATTGGGTGGTTGCTGAAATTCTCAAGAAAGCACGCATATATGTTCCTCCTTCTGCACCGGTGTCTGAGAAAGTGAGCTCCGGAGGACCAACATCTACATCCTGA